In the Engystomops pustulosus chromosome 2, aEngPut4.maternal, whole genome shotgun sequence genome, one interval contains:
- the NR4A1 gene encoding nuclear receptor subfamily 4immunitygroup A member 1 isoform X1, with protein sequence MREQSTVIGAHSGETLTLSRRAHPADCPHRGPPADTSEMPCIQAQYGSLSQCAGPSDTYLPDILNSEFSKFTMDLVNSEIAASTSLPSFSTFMDSYTGEFDAFLYQIPSTTPQSALKVEEFQVFGCYPGSFTNQVDETMSSSGSDYYGSPCSIPSPSTPGFQNHQVPTWESSYGAYSPTQNYDSMRPWTDQQKNSIPQSSFFSFGTPSHSPNMASNSLKMTQGPHRLDQQVVDPDVFALAQSSSAGFPSIPIGQGPVVMDSSVILDSPLSPSKARSPSSNEGRCAVCGDNASCQHYGVRTCEGCKGFFKRTVQKNAKYICLANKDCPVDKRRRNRCQFCRFQKCLAVGMVKEVVRTDSLKGRRGRLPSKPKQVPDASPVSLINSLVRAHIDTIPNSSNLDYSQYQENAPILLEKETPVDVQQFYDLLSGSLEVIRKWAEKIQGFTELPKEDQDLLLESSFLELFILRLAYSSKPEEGKLIFCNGVVLHRMQCVRGFGEWIDSIIDFSHSLQRMNIDVPSFSCLSALVIITDRHGLKEPKKVEELQSRIINCLKEHVPSSLSDQNRSNCLSKLLGKLPELRTLCTQGLQRIFYLKLEDLVPPPPIVEKIFMDTLPF encoded by the exons ATGCGGGAGCAGAGCACAGTGATCGGTGCACACTCCGGGGAGACACTCACACTGAGCCGGAGAGCGCACCCTGCGGACTGCCCGCACCGGGGACCTCCAGCTGACACGTCTG AAATGCCCTGTATTCAAGCTCAGTATGGAAGTCTGTCCCAATGTGCAGGCCCCAGTGACACTTATCTTCCAGACATCTTAAACTCTGAGTTTAGTAAGTTCACCATGGACCTTGTTAACAGTGAAATTGCAGCTTCCACTTCATTGCCCAGTTTCAGTACCTTCATGGATAGTTACACTGGAgaatttgatgcttttctctacCAGATCCCTTCTACCACACCCCAGTCAGCACTAAAGGTGGAGGAGTTCCAAGTGTTCGGTTGTTATCCAGGTTCTTTCACAAATCAAGTTGATGAAACCATGTCATCGAGTGGTTCCGATTATTATGGAAGCCCATGTTCCATCCCATCCCCATCTACACCTGGTTTCCAGAATCATCAAGTTCCTACATGGGAGAGCTCTTATGGAGCCTACTCTCCAACTCAGAATTATGACAGCATGAGGCCATGGACTGATCAACAGAAAAACAGCATTccacagtcttctttcttctcttttgggaCACCATCCCATAGCCCAAATATGGCTTCTAATTCATTAAAGATGACCCAAGGTCCTCATAGACTTGATCAacaggttgtggatcctgatgtgtTTGCACTTGCACAAAGCTCTTCTGCCGGATTTCCCTCTATCCCTATTGGTCAAGGGCCTGTGGTAATGGATAGCTCCGTTATATTGGACAGTCCACTTTCGCCTTCTAAAGCACGGAGTCCCAGCTCGAATGAGGGGCGCTGTGCTGTCTGCGGAGATAATGCTTCTTGTCAGCATTACGGTGTACGAACCTGTGAAGGATGCAAAGGTTTTTTTAAG AGGACTGTACAGAAAAATGCCAAGTACATCTGCTTGGCTAACAAGGACTGTCCTGTGGACAAAAGGCGCAGGAATCGGTGCCAGTTCTGTCGGTTTCAAAAATGCTTAGCAGTGGGAATGGTAAAAGAAG TTGTACGTACAGACAGTTTAAAGGGGCGGAGGGGTCGCCTTCCATCAAAACCAAAACAAGTTCCAGACGCTTCACCAGTTAGTCTCATCAACTCGTTGGTGAGGGCACACATAGACACTATCCCCAATTCCAGTAATCTGGATTATTCACAG TATCAAGAGAATGCCCCCATTCTGCTGGAGAAGGAGACTCCTGTAGATGTGCAGCAGTTCTACGACCTTCTCTCTGGTTCTTTGGAAGTGATCCGTAAATGGGCAGAGAAAATCCAGGGCTTTACTGAGCTTCCTAAAGAAGACCAGGATCTTCTTCTGGAGTCGTCTTTCCTGGAACTCTTCATCCTTCGACTCGCTTACAG CTCAAAGCCTGAAGAGGGAAAGTTGATCTTTTGCAATGGAGTGGTGCTTCACCGAATGCAGTGTGTCCGAGGGTTTGGCGAGTGGATAGACTCAATCATTGACTTTTCACACAGCCTTCAGCGCATGAACATTGATGTTCCCTCATTCTCCTGCCTCTCTGCACTTGTTATCATCACTG ACAGACATGGCTTAAAAGAACCCAAGAAAGTAGAAGAGCTACAAAGCAGGATTATTAATTGCCTTAAAGAGCATGTACCATCAAGCCTGAGTGATCAGAACAGATCCAACTGCCTGTCCAAGTTACTGGGCAAACTTCCTGAGCTCCGCACTTTGTGTACGCAAGGCCTCCAGCGCATTTTTTACCTGAAGTTAGAGGATCTAGTACCACCTCCTCCTATCGTGGAGAAGATCTTCATGGACACACTGCCCTTCTAA
- the NR4A1 gene encoding nuclear receptor subfamily 4immunitygroup A member 1 isoform X3 — protein MPCIQAQYGSLSQCAGPSDTYLPDILNSEFSKFTMDLVNSEIAASTSLPSFSTFMDSYTGEFDAFLYQIPSTTPQSALKVEEFQVFGCYPGSFTNQVDETMSSSGSDYYGSPCSIPSPSTPGFQNHQVPTWESSYGAYSPTQNYDSMRPWTDQQKNSIPQSSFFSFGTPSHSPNMASNSLKMTQGPHRLDQQVVDPDVFALAQSSSAGFPSIPIGQGPVVMDSSVILDSPLSPSKARSPSSNEGRCAVCGDNASCQHYGVRTCEGCKGFFKRTVQKNAKYICLANKDCPVDKRRRNRCQFCRFQKCLAVGMVKEVVRTDSLKGRRGRLPSKPKQVPDASPVSLINSLVRAHIDTIPNSSNLDYSQYQENAPILLEKETPVDVQQFYDLLSGSLEVIRKWAEKIQGFTELPKEDQDLLLESSFLELFILRLAYSSKPEEGKLIFCNGVVLHRMQCVRGFGEWIDSIIDFSHSLQRMNIDVPSFSCLSALVIITDRHGLKEPKKVEELQSRIINCLKEHVPSSLSDQNRSNCLSKLLGKLPELRTLCTQGLQRIFYLKLEDLVPPPPIVEKIFMDTLPF, from the exons ATGCCCTGTATTCAAGCTCAGTATGGAAGTCTGTCCCAATGTGCAGGCCCCAGTGACACTTATCTTCCAGACATCTTAAACTCTGAGTTTAGTAAGTTCACCATGGACCTTGTTAACAGTGAAATTGCAGCTTCCACTTCATTGCCCAGTTTCAGTACCTTCATGGATAGTTACACTGGAgaatttgatgcttttctctacCAGATCCCTTCTACCACACCCCAGTCAGCACTAAAGGTGGAGGAGTTCCAAGTGTTCGGTTGTTATCCAGGTTCTTTCACAAATCAAGTTGATGAAACCATGTCATCGAGTGGTTCCGATTATTATGGAAGCCCATGTTCCATCCCATCCCCATCTACACCTGGTTTCCAGAATCATCAAGTTCCTACATGGGAGAGCTCTTATGGAGCCTACTCTCCAACTCAGAATTATGACAGCATGAGGCCATGGACTGATCAACAGAAAAACAGCATTccacagtcttctttcttctcttttgggaCACCATCCCATAGCCCAAATATGGCTTCTAATTCATTAAAGATGACCCAAGGTCCTCATAGACTTGATCAacaggttgtggatcctgatgtgtTTGCACTTGCACAAAGCTCTTCTGCCGGATTTCCCTCTATCCCTATTGGTCAAGGGCCTGTGGTAATGGATAGCTCCGTTATATTGGACAGTCCACTTTCGCCTTCTAAAGCACGGAGTCCCAGCTCGAATGAGGGGCGCTGTGCTGTCTGCGGAGATAATGCTTCTTGTCAGCATTACGGTGTACGAACCTGTGAAGGATGCAAAGGTTTTTTTAAG AGGACTGTACAGAAAAATGCCAAGTACATCTGCTTGGCTAACAAGGACTGTCCTGTGGACAAAAGGCGCAGGAATCGGTGCCAGTTCTGTCGGTTTCAAAAATGCTTAGCAGTGGGAATGGTAAAAGAAG TTGTACGTACAGACAGTTTAAAGGGGCGGAGGGGTCGCCTTCCATCAAAACCAAAACAAGTTCCAGACGCTTCACCAGTTAGTCTCATCAACTCGTTGGTGAGGGCACACATAGACACTATCCCCAATTCCAGTAATCTGGATTATTCACAG TATCAAGAGAATGCCCCCATTCTGCTGGAGAAGGAGACTCCTGTAGATGTGCAGCAGTTCTACGACCTTCTCTCTGGTTCTTTGGAAGTGATCCGTAAATGGGCAGAGAAAATCCAGGGCTTTACTGAGCTTCCTAAAGAAGACCAGGATCTTCTTCTGGAGTCGTCTTTCCTGGAACTCTTCATCCTTCGACTCGCTTACAG CTCAAAGCCTGAAGAGGGAAAGTTGATCTTTTGCAATGGAGTGGTGCTTCACCGAATGCAGTGTGTCCGAGGGTTTGGCGAGTGGATAGACTCAATCATTGACTTTTCACACAGCCTTCAGCGCATGAACATTGATGTTCCCTCATTCTCCTGCCTCTCTGCACTTGTTATCATCACTG ACAGACATGGCTTAAAAGAACCCAAGAAAGTAGAAGAGCTACAAAGCAGGATTATTAATTGCCTTAAAGAGCATGTACCATCAAGCCTGAGTGATCAGAACAGATCCAACTGCCTGTCCAAGTTACTGGGCAAACTTCCTGAGCTCCGCACTTTGTGTACGCAAGGCCTCCAGCGCATTTTTTACCTGAAGTTAGAGGATCTAGTACCACCTCCTCCTATCGTGGAGAAGATCTTCATGGACACACTGCCCTTCTAA
- the NR4A1 gene encoding nuclear receptor subfamily 4immunitygroup A member 1 isoform X2, with the protein MKQDCPFNSTEMPCIQAQYGSLSQCAGPSDTYLPDILNSEFSKFTMDLVNSEIAASTSLPSFSTFMDSYTGEFDAFLYQIPSTTPQSALKVEEFQVFGCYPGSFTNQVDETMSSSGSDYYGSPCSIPSPSTPGFQNHQVPTWESSYGAYSPTQNYDSMRPWTDQQKNSIPQSSFFSFGTPSHSPNMASNSLKMTQGPHRLDQQVVDPDVFALAQSSSAGFPSIPIGQGPVVMDSSVILDSPLSPSKARSPSSNEGRCAVCGDNASCQHYGVRTCEGCKGFFKRTVQKNAKYICLANKDCPVDKRRRNRCQFCRFQKCLAVGMVKEVVRTDSLKGRRGRLPSKPKQVPDASPVSLINSLVRAHIDTIPNSSNLDYSQYQENAPILLEKETPVDVQQFYDLLSGSLEVIRKWAEKIQGFTELPKEDQDLLLESSFLELFILRLAYSSKPEEGKLIFCNGVVLHRMQCVRGFGEWIDSIIDFSHSLQRMNIDVPSFSCLSALVIITDRHGLKEPKKVEELQSRIINCLKEHVPSSLSDQNRSNCLSKLLGKLPELRTLCTQGLQRIFYLKLEDLVPPPPIVEKIFMDTLPF; encoded by the exons AAATGCCCTGTATTCAAGCTCAGTATGGAAGTCTGTCCCAATGTGCAGGCCCCAGTGACACTTATCTTCCAGACATCTTAAACTCTGAGTTTAGTAAGTTCACCATGGACCTTGTTAACAGTGAAATTGCAGCTTCCACTTCATTGCCCAGTTTCAGTACCTTCATGGATAGTTACACTGGAgaatttgatgcttttctctacCAGATCCCTTCTACCACACCCCAGTCAGCACTAAAGGTGGAGGAGTTCCAAGTGTTCGGTTGTTATCCAGGTTCTTTCACAAATCAAGTTGATGAAACCATGTCATCGAGTGGTTCCGATTATTATGGAAGCCCATGTTCCATCCCATCCCCATCTACACCTGGTTTCCAGAATCATCAAGTTCCTACATGGGAGAGCTCTTATGGAGCCTACTCTCCAACTCAGAATTATGACAGCATGAGGCCATGGACTGATCAACAGAAAAACAGCATTccacagtcttctttcttctcttttgggaCACCATCCCATAGCCCAAATATGGCTTCTAATTCATTAAAGATGACCCAAGGTCCTCATAGACTTGATCAacaggttgtggatcctgatgtgtTTGCACTTGCACAAAGCTCTTCTGCCGGATTTCCCTCTATCCCTATTGGTCAAGGGCCTGTGGTAATGGATAGCTCCGTTATATTGGACAGTCCACTTTCGCCTTCTAAAGCACGGAGTCCCAGCTCGAATGAGGGGCGCTGTGCTGTCTGCGGAGATAATGCTTCTTGTCAGCATTACGGTGTACGAACCTGTGAAGGATGCAAAGGTTTTTTTAAG AGGACTGTACAGAAAAATGCCAAGTACATCTGCTTGGCTAACAAGGACTGTCCTGTGGACAAAAGGCGCAGGAATCGGTGCCAGTTCTGTCGGTTTCAAAAATGCTTAGCAGTGGGAATGGTAAAAGAAG TTGTACGTACAGACAGTTTAAAGGGGCGGAGGGGTCGCCTTCCATCAAAACCAAAACAAGTTCCAGACGCTTCACCAGTTAGTCTCATCAACTCGTTGGTGAGGGCACACATAGACACTATCCCCAATTCCAGTAATCTGGATTATTCACAG TATCAAGAGAATGCCCCCATTCTGCTGGAGAAGGAGACTCCTGTAGATGTGCAGCAGTTCTACGACCTTCTCTCTGGTTCTTTGGAAGTGATCCGTAAATGGGCAGAGAAAATCCAGGGCTTTACTGAGCTTCCTAAAGAAGACCAGGATCTTCTTCTGGAGTCGTCTTTCCTGGAACTCTTCATCCTTCGACTCGCTTACAG CTCAAAGCCTGAAGAGGGAAAGTTGATCTTTTGCAATGGAGTGGTGCTTCACCGAATGCAGTGTGTCCGAGGGTTTGGCGAGTGGATAGACTCAATCATTGACTTTTCACACAGCCTTCAGCGCATGAACATTGATGTTCCCTCATTCTCCTGCCTCTCTGCACTTGTTATCATCACTG ACAGACATGGCTTAAAAGAACCCAAGAAAGTAGAAGAGCTACAAAGCAGGATTATTAATTGCCTTAAAGAGCATGTACCATCAAGCCTGAGTGATCAGAACAGATCCAACTGCCTGTCCAAGTTACTGGGCAAACTTCCTGAGCTCCGCACTTTGTGTACGCAAGGCCTCCAGCGCATTTTTTACCTGAAGTTAGAGGATCTAGTACCACCTCCTCCTATCGTGGAGAAGATCTTCATGGACACACTGCCCTTCTAA